The Streptomyces pratensis genomic interval GGGCGTCGTGCGTCAGCTCCGTGGCCCGGTGGCCCAGGAGGTAGCGGGGGGAGTAGGGCTCGGCCTGGCCCACGAGAGCGTCCACCAGGTCGCGGCCGCGAACGGACGGGAAGCCGGCGATGTCGAAGATCGGCTTCTCGGGGTACATCGCGCTGATCTGCCCGCCGAGCTGCGGCAGGACGTCCATCACGGTCACCGTCAGGCCGCGGAAGCCGGCGTAGTAGGCGCCGTACAGACCCGCCGGACCGGCGCCGATGATCAGGACGTCGGTGCTCAGGACGCCGGTTTCGTCGGTGAGTTGGCTCATGTCGGTGAGCCTAGGAACGAGGGGCGGTTCTCCCTACGGAGTCGTTCCGGTGAGCAGGACGCGGCTGGTCAGGGGGGTACGGCGAAGGCGTCGCGGCACCAGAACACGGCGAGGGGCCCGCCGTCCGGCGGGCCCCTTCGTGCTCGTGCGAGGTGGCGCGGTCTCGTGCTCGTGCGAGTGGCGCGGCTAGGCCAGTGAACGGCCGATGCCCAGCGCAGCAGTCCGTAGTGCGGTCGCGTGCCCCGCCGCGTCCATCCGGTAGGTGGGTGCGGTGATGGACAGCGCGCCCACCAACGTGGTGCCCCCGGCGAACACCGGGACGGCCAGGCTCGCGTACCCGAGCCGGATCTCCTCGGACTCCAGAGCGATCCCTTCCTGGCGGATGACGTCGAGCTGGGCGCGGAGCCGCCCCGGTGAGATCACGGTGTGCCGGGTGAGCGGCTTGAGGCCGCTGCGGATCACGTCGACGAACAACGACGGCGGTGAGTGCGCAAGGATCGCCTTCCCGGTGCCCGTGCAGTACAGGGGAAGCCGTCCCGCCACCCGTGACTCGGCGTTCAGCCCGCGGTGCGGGAAGATCTTGTCCAGGTAGACGACGTCCAGGCTGTCGTGGATGGCGAAGTGAATCGTCTCCCGTGTGATCAGGAGAAGGTCCTCCATGTACGGCTGAACGGCTTCGCGCAGAATGCGCTGGCGATGTACCCGCTGCCCGAGCTCGAACAGGCGCAGACCGAGCCGGTAGTCGCACCCCTCCCGCTCCAGAAGCCCCCAGGTGACGAGCTCCTGGGCCAGCCGGTGCACCGTGGCCTTGGCCGCCCCCGACCGGCGCACCAGCTCGGCGAGCGAGAGAGCGGCGTCGTCGGAGGTGAAAGCCTCCAGGATCGGACGGACCTTGCCCAGGACGGAGTTCATGGGGTCGGCACCGGCCGCCGCGGCGGCCGCGTCCGAAGCGGCCTCGGATTCCAGCGCCGCTGGGCGCGCGGAGAACGAGCAGGCGTGGGGCGCTGGTCCGGCGAGGAAGCGCTGACCCGACATCGCCACGTCGGCCGGCGCCTTCATGCCGGCTGCTCCGGGTCCGCGTCCACCGGGTCGATGACCGCGACGCCCATCCCGGTGAGCCACTCGGGCATCGGCTCGTACGCAAGACGCCGTGCGGGCGCATGGCCGAGGGCCGCGGCCATCAGCAGCCACGTCCGCAGTTCCTGTGCGCCGTTGCCCGCGGCCTTCTCCAGTTCCTCGCTCGTGAAGTCGGTGATCCGGTGGGCCTCGCCGCGTTCGAGAAGGGTCAGGAACTCGTTGTCGAACTCCGGGGTGAGGGAAGCCTCGGCGGCCCGGATGATCTCGCGGCGACGGGCGTCGTAGTCCTGCCAGTTCTCGCGGCCGTTGAGCCATGCGCCGACCATGAACTCCTCGTCCGCGCCGTGCGGTTCGCGCCAGTTCGGCCAGGGCAGACGGTGGGAGAGCCCACCCGAGCCGACCACGGCGACGCGCCGGTCGCCGGGGAAGGCGAGTACGGCGTCACGAATGGCGCGCCCCAACTGGTCGCACCGCTCCAGGGTCGGCAGCGGATGGGCGAAGACGTTCACCACCAACGGAACGATCTTCACGTCCAGCCCGTCCAGCAGGTACTGGATGGCGTGGGATTGTCCGTGATCGATCTGGAGCCGGGCGGAGAACGCCGGATCGAACCGCCCGCTCTCCACCAGTGAGTCGGCGATGTGCTGAGCCAGGGGCACGTCCACCGGCTGGGGCCCCTTCGGAGTGCCGGACTCACCACTGGCGATGCATTCCCCCACGCCCAGCGTGAACGGCGGGATCAGATCGAGCCAGAAACCGCGGAAGTGGTTCGAGCCGATGAGGACAACTGTGTCGGGACGGGTCCGGGCCAGTTCGTCGCGGGCCGCGCGGAGCGCGTCACGGAAGCGTTCGGCGCGGTCCTTGTGGAGGGTTTCCTCCCAGTGCGTGTTCATCAGCGTGCTGTGGGAGGCCCCCACGCCGAGCACGATCTCGCTCATGCCGATACTCCTTCCGGCTCCACGGCGGGCCCGGACTCCACGGCGGAGTCGCACTCCGCGTGTGAACGGGTGACGGTGTCGACCGCCGTGCGGATCAGATGGCGGGTCAGTTTCTGCATCTCCCGTACGGAGACGGTGTTCATACCGCGGGCGAAGTCGATGTCGAAGGGCGCCTCGGTGACCTTCGGCATGCCGACGCGGACAGTCGGGATGCCGCGCCCGCGGAGGATGTTGGCGTCGGTCGCGCCGCTGTTGCCGTTCACCACCTCGTGCGGGCGCCCTTCGAGGGCTTCCCATCCGGCGACCGCGCTGCGGAAGATCCAGCTCTCCCGGCTGGTGGTGGTCCCCGGGATGGCCAGGATCATCTCGACCGTGGCGTCGAGCCCCGGCATCGCGCGCTTCAGGTCCGCTACGGCCGCGATGAACTCACGCTTCGCCTGCACGGGCGTCGTCTCCGGGGTGATC includes:
- a CDS encoding IclR family transcriptional regulator; translated protein: MKAPADVAMSGQRFLAGPAPHACSFSARPAALESEAASDAAAAAAGADPMNSVLGKVRPILEAFTSDDAALSLAELVRRSGAAKATVHRLAQELVTWGLLEREGCDYRLGLRLFELGQRVHRQRILREAVQPYMEDLLLITRETIHFAIHDSLDVVYLDKIFPHRGLNAESRVAGRLPLYCTGTGKAILAHSPPSLFVDVIRSGLKPLTRHTVISPGRLRAQLDVIRQEGIALESEEIRLGYASLAVPVFAGGTTLVGALSITAPTYRMDAAGHATALRTAALGIGRSLA
- a CDS encoding catechol 1,2-dioxygenase, with translation MSEIVLGVGASHSTLMNTHWEETLHKDRAERFRDALRAARDELARTRPDTVVLIGSNHFRGFWLDLIPPFTLGVGECIASGESGTPKGPQPVDVPLAQHIADSLVESGRFDPAFSARLQIDHGQSHAIQYLLDGLDVKIVPLVVNVFAHPLPTLERCDQLGRAIRDAVLAFPGDRRVAVVGSGGLSHRLPWPNWREPHGADEEFMVGAWLNGRENWQDYDARRREIIRAAEASLTPEFDNEFLTLLERGEAHRITDFTSEELEKAAGNGAQELRTWLLMAAALGHAPARRLAYEPMPEWLTGMGVAVIDPVDADPEQPA